In the genome of Crassaminicella thermophila, the window GGCACAAAAGTATAAAATAGATAGTGCCTATGTTGATAAAGAACAAAAAACTTACCCAGTATAAATAAAGGAGGACATATTATGAATCATTGCCTATCAAGGAAAAATATGAAAATATCTGCATCTATAACATTAGCAATTACAGCAAAAGCAAAAAAAATGAAAGCTGATGGAATTGATGTAGTAAGCTTTGGTGCTGGAGAGCCTGATTTTAATACACCAGATCATATAAGAGCTGCAGCTATAGATGCAATGGAAAAAGGACTTACTGGATATACAGCTTCATCAGGACTTTTAGAATTAAAAGAAGCTATTTGTGATAAATTTAAAAATGATAATGATTTAGAATATAAACCGGAAAATATTGTGGTTTCTAATGGTGCAAAGCATTCACTATTTAATGCATTACAAGCAATATGTAATCCAGGAGATGAAGTGATCGTTTCTGTCCCTTACTGGGTAAGTTATCCAGAACTTGTAAAGCTTGCAGATGCAAAACCTGTTTTGGTAGAAGCTTTAGAGGAAAATGGATTTAAATACACAAAAGAAAGTTTATTAAAAGCAATTAATGAAAATACGAAAGCAATTATCTTAAATAGTCCGAACAATCCAACGGGGACTGTTTATACTGAAAATGAATTAAAAGAGATTGCAGAAATTGCAGTAGAGAAAAATCTTTATATCATATCAGATGAAATATATGAAAAATTAATTTATGATGGAAAACATGTAAGCATTGCTTCTTTAGGAGATGAAATTAAGGAAAGAACAGTTGTCATTAATGGTATGTCTAAAGCTTATGCAATGACTGGCTGGAGAATAGGATATCTAGCAGCAAGCAAAGAAATTATTAGTGTTATCAATAACATTCAAAGCCATGCTACTTCTAATCCAAATACTATTGCCCAATATGCAAGTATTG includes:
- a CDS encoding pyridoxal phosphate-dependent aminotransferase, with the translated sequence MNHCLSRKNMKISASITLAITAKAKKMKADGIDVVSFGAGEPDFNTPDHIRAAAIDAMEKGLTGYTASSGLLELKEAICDKFKNDNDLEYKPENIVVSNGAKHSLFNALQAICNPGDEVIVSVPYWVSYPELVKLADAKPVLVEALEENGFKYTKESLLKAINENTKAIILNSPNNPTGTVYTENELKEIAEIAVEKNLYIISDEIYEKLIYDGKHVSIASLGDEIKERTVVINGMSKAYAMTGWRIGYLAASKEIISVINNIQSHATSNPNTIAQYASIAALKGDQGPIEEMIKAFVERRNYMVEKINTIDYLSCRMPEGAFYVMVNISKIIGKTFNGFTINNSMDFSEYLLDYAKVAVVPGVAFGADNYIRLSYATSLENIKEGLKRIEEAIK